From Methylopila sp. M107, a single genomic window includes:
- a CDS encoding sigma-54 dependent transcriptional regulator, whose product MSLERRSIGIVEDDPIMGESLVQRLTLEGAKVTWWRDGASALAGIGAERRHAVICDIRLPDLSGEEVFKTASAASAPPFLFITGHADIDQAVRLMRSGAGDYVTKPFEMEDFLERLCGLVGEPAGTDDASLGISPAMRDLELLLRRLAKVGSTVLIGGETGSGKEVAASFLHATAARPPSSFMAVNCAAIPADLLESELFGHERGAFSGATRRHVGYAERAAGGTLFLDEIADMRIDLQAKLLRLIEDRTFTRVGGEQSIKFEGRVVAATNADLGSRVKDGRFREDLFYRINVVSVRMPPLRDRREDIPWLLERAFEEFSARSPEPPRGLSALAEEAALAHDWPGNVRELRNRVERATALALGPWIMPADLFPEHGDEGRKATTMPSLEEARLDLERRHIARALQASGGEIAAAAKMLGVGRTTLWEKMRRLGMSGGREPSSA is encoded by the coding sequence ATGTCGCTTGAGCGCCGTTCCATCGGCATCGTCGAAGACGATCCGATCATGGGCGAGAGCCTGGTGCAGCGGCTCACGCTCGAGGGCGCGAAGGTGACCTGGTGGCGTGACGGCGCCTCGGCGCTGGCGGGCATCGGGGCCGAACGGCGGCATGCCGTCATCTGCGACATCCGGCTCCCAGACCTCAGCGGCGAGGAGGTCTTCAAGACAGCTTCGGCCGCCTCCGCGCCTCCGTTCCTGTTCATCACGGGCCATGCGGACATCGACCAGGCCGTGCGCCTGATGCGCTCGGGCGCGGGTGACTACGTCACCAAGCCGTTCGAGATGGAAGACTTCCTCGAGCGCCTGTGCGGCCTCGTCGGCGAGCCGGCGGGGACGGATGACGCCTCGCTCGGGATCTCGCCCGCGATGCGCGACCTGGAGTTGCTCCTGCGACGGCTGGCGAAGGTCGGGAGCACGGTGCTGATCGGCGGCGAGACCGGATCGGGCAAGGAGGTTGCGGCGAGCTTTCTCCATGCGACCGCGGCCCGGCCGCCCTCGTCGTTCATGGCGGTGAACTGCGCGGCGATCCCGGCGGACCTGCTCGAGAGTGAGCTGTTTGGGCACGAGCGGGGCGCCTTCAGCGGCGCCACCCGCAGGCATGTCGGCTACGCCGAACGCGCGGCTGGCGGCACGCTGTTCCTCGACGAGATCGCCGACATGCGGATCGATCTCCAGGCCAAGCTGCTGCGGCTGATCGAGGACCGGACGTTCACGCGCGTCGGCGGCGAGCAATCCATCAAGTTCGAGGGGCGTGTGGTCGCGGCCACCAACGCCGACCTGGGCTCCCGGGTGAAGGACGGCCGCTTCAGGGAAGACCTGTTCTATCGGATCAACGTCGTGTCGGTACGCATGCCCCCGCTTCGGGATCGACGGGAGGACATTCCATGGCTGCTCGAGCGCGCGTTCGAGGAATTCTCCGCTCGCTCTCCCGAGCCGCCCCGTGGCTTGAGTGCGCTGGCCGAGGAAGCGGCGCTCGCCCATGACTGGCCCGGCAACGTCCGCGAGCTCAGGAACCGCGTCGAGCGCGCGACGGCGCTGGCGCTCGGGCCGTGGATCATGCCTGCAGACCTCTTTCCTGAACATGGCGACGAGGGACGGAAGGCCACGACAATGCCGTCGCTGGAGGAGGCTCGACTCGATCTCGAGCGCCGCCACATCGCCCGCGCCCTCCAAGCCTCCGGCGGCGAGATCGCGGCGGCGGCGAAGATGCTCGGCGTGGGTCGCACCACGCTGTGGGAAAAGATGCGACGCCTCGGAATGAGCGGCGGCCGGGAGCCCTCATCGGCATGA
- a CDS encoding arsenate reductase (azurin) small subunit has protein sequence MKSCEKLVDAGRRRFLAGAGLAAAGGAAATVMPTQARAAPAAALVKYPSNRLANVGELKVNEALDVAYPDQDAPGVLLKLGKRVEGGVGPDGDIVGFAALCPHKGFYMNYRAEDRTLNCPGHFSRFDCEKGGQQVWGHATQNLPQYALRVDEKGDVYAEGVDELLYGRLSNTL, from the coding sequence ATGAAGAGCTGCGAGAAGCTCGTCGACGCCGGTCGACGCCGATTCCTTGCGGGCGCGGGACTGGCCGCGGCCGGCGGGGCCGCCGCCACGGTGATGCCGACGCAGGCGCGCGCCGCGCCCGCCGCCGCGCTGGTGAAGTACCCGTCCAACAGGCTCGCGAACGTCGGCGAGCTGAAGGTCAACGAGGCGCTCGACGTCGCCTATCCCGACCAGGACGCTCCGGGCGTGCTGCTCAAGCTCGGCAAGCGGGTCGAGGGCGGCGTCGGCCCCGACGGCGACATCGTCGGGTTCGCGGCGCTCTGCCCGCACAAGGGCTTCTACATGAATTACCGAGCCGAAGACCGGACGCTGAACTGCCCCGGGCATTTCTCGCGCTTCGACTGCGAGAAGGGCGGGCAGCAGGTCTGGGGGCACGCCACACAGAACCTCCCGCAATACGCGCTCAGGGTCGACGAGAAGGGCGACGTCTACGCCGAGGGCGTGGACGAGCTTCTCTACGGCCGCCTGTCCAACACGCTCTGA
- a CDS encoding heavy metal translocating P-type ATPase, translating into MDTHEHAHGAQPKASCCGGHGHAHDVSVAMATDPVCGMTVDPATAKHRFEHAAKTEFFCSADCKAKFEANPEEYLSPSSAKPGGRASCCGGPSHEHAGETSIEIDPVCGMSVDPATARHELEHAGKTTFFCSAGCKTKFAADPEKYLSPCSAEPEPMPEGTVYTCPMHPEIRQEGPGSCPICGMALEPDLVTAEAQPNHELADMTRRFWIGLTLALPVFLLEMGSHLLPAIHHLVAPSVSVWIQFALATPVVLWAGWPFFQRGWASILSRNLNMFTLIAMGTGVAYAYSVVATLAPGVFPPAFRGPDGTVAVYFEAAAVITVLVLLGQVLELRARDQTSGAIRALINLTPKTARRLKDDGSDEEVAVENIAVGDRIRVRPGEKVPVDGEVVDGRSVVDEALVTGESMPIAKAVGDAVTGGTLNQSGALTVRATRIGRDTMLARIVQMVAQAQRSRAPIQRLADTVSGWFVPAVILIAAVAFVAWAAFGPEPSYAYGLVAAVAVLIIACPCALGLATPMSIMVGVGKGAGLGILVRNAESLERLEKVDTLVVDKTGTLTEGKPSVTEVVASEGFAEDDLLCLAAAVERASEHPLGAAVVAAAEARSLDIPAVDDFDAPSGKGVSGKVGGRLVVLGNADFMKASGVEVSALTTQADDLRRDGATAIYVGVDGRPAGVLAIADPIKPTTAEAIRTLKAEGLRVVMLTGDNRTTAEAVARRLGIDEVEADVLPEAKHEVVERLKREGRVVAMAGDGVNDAPALAAADVGIAMGAGTDVAIESAGVTLVHGDLNGILRARRLSEATMSNIRQNLVLAFVYNAAGVPIAAGVLYPAFGLLLSPIVAAAAMALSSVSVIGNALRLRAARI; encoded by the coding sequence ATGGACACGCACGAACACGCGCACGGCGCACAGCCCAAGGCTTCCTGCTGCGGCGGGCACGGCCACGCGCACGATGTCAGCGTGGCGATGGCGACCGACCCGGTCTGCGGCATGACGGTCGATCCCGCGACGGCCAAGCATCGCTTCGAGCATGCGGCCAAGACTGAGTTCTTCTGCTCGGCCGACTGCAAGGCGAAGTTCGAGGCAAATCCCGAAGAGTACCTGTCACCGTCCTCGGCCAAGCCAGGCGGAAGGGCTTCGTGCTGCGGCGGGCCTAGCCACGAGCACGCCGGCGAGACCTCGATCGAAATCGATCCCGTATGCGGCATGTCCGTCGATCCCGCGACGGCGAGGCATGAACTCGAGCATGCGGGCAAGACCACGTTCTTCTGCTCGGCCGGCTGCAAGACGAAGTTCGCGGCGGATCCAGAAAAGTACCTGTCACCGTGCTCCGCCGAGCCGGAGCCGATGCCCGAGGGCACGGTCTACACCTGCCCGATGCACCCGGAGATTCGGCAGGAGGGTCCGGGCTCGTGCCCGATCTGCGGCATGGCGCTGGAGCCCGACCTTGTCACGGCCGAGGCGCAGCCGAACCACGAACTCGCCGACATGACCCGTCGGTTCTGGATCGGTCTGACGCTGGCCCTCCCGGTTTTCCTGCTTGAGATGGGCTCGCACCTCCTCCCCGCGATCCATCACCTCGTGGCGCCGTCGGTGTCGGTGTGGATCCAGTTCGCGCTGGCGACGCCCGTGGTGCTCTGGGCGGGCTGGCCGTTCTTCCAGCGCGGCTGGGCCTCCATCCTCTCGCGCAACCTCAACATGTTCACGCTGATCGCGATGGGGACCGGGGTCGCCTACGCCTACAGCGTGGTCGCGACGCTCGCTCCCGGCGTGTTCCCTCCGGCGTTCCGCGGCCCGGACGGGACCGTCGCGGTCTACTTCGAGGCGGCCGCCGTCATCACGGTGCTCGTGCTGCTCGGCCAGGTGCTGGAGCTGCGCGCCCGCGACCAGACCTCGGGCGCGATCCGCGCGCTGATCAACCTGACCCCCAAGACCGCCCGGCGGCTCAAGGACGACGGATCGGACGAGGAGGTCGCGGTCGAGAACATCGCGGTCGGCGACCGCATCCGCGTTCGGCCCGGCGAGAAGGTGCCCGTCGACGGCGAGGTCGTGGACGGGCGCTCCGTCGTCGACGAGGCGCTGGTCACGGGCGAGTCGATGCCGATCGCCAAGGCCGTCGGCGACGCCGTGACGGGCGGGACGCTGAACCAGTCGGGCGCGCTCACCGTCCGGGCGACCCGGATCGGCCGCGACACCATGCTGGCGCGCATCGTCCAGATGGTGGCGCAGGCCCAGCGCTCGCGCGCGCCGATCCAGCGCCTCGCCGACACGGTCTCGGGCTGGTTCGTGCCTGCCGTCATCCTGATCGCCGCCGTCGCCTTCGTCGCCTGGGCGGCGTTCGGGCCGGAACCGTCTTATGCCTACGGGTTAGTGGCCGCCGTCGCTGTCCTGATCATTGCGTGCCCCTGCGCGCTCGGCCTCGCGACCCCGATGTCGATTATGGTCGGCGTCGGCAAGGGCGCGGGCCTCGGTATCTTGGTGCGCAACGCCGAGTCGCTGGAGCGTCTCGAGAAGGTCGACACTCTCGTGGTCGACAAGACGGGCACACTCACTGAAGGCAAGCCGTCGGTGACCGAGGTCGTCGCTTCCGAAGGATTCGCTGAAGACGACCTGCTGTGCCTCGCCGCGGCCGTCGAGCGCGCGTCCGAGCATCCGCTCGGAGCCGCGGTGGTTGCGGCCGCCGAGGCCCGGAGCCTCGACATCCCGGCGGTCGACGACTTCGACGCCCCGAGCGGCAAGGGCGTGTCAGGAAAGGTCGGCGGACGTCTGGTCGTCCTCGGCAACGCCGACTTCATGAAGGCAAGCGGCGTCGAGGTCTCCGCCCTGACCACCCAGGCCGACGACCTTCGGCGCGACGGCGCGACGGCGATCTATGTCGGCGTGGACGGCCGGCCCGCCGGCGTGCTGGCCATCGCTGACCCGATCAAGCCAACGACCGCGGAGGCAATCCGGACGCTCAAGGCCGAGGGGCTGCGCGTCGTCATGCTGACGGGAGACAATCGCACGACCGCCGAGGCGGTGGCGCGCAGGCTCGGCATCGACGAGGTCGAGGCCGACGTGCTGCCGGAGGCCAAGCACGAGGTCGTCGAGCGGCTGAAGCGCGAGGGCCGGGTCGTCGCCATGGCCGGCGACGGCGTGAACGACGCGCCTGCGCTCGCCGCCGCCGACGTCGGAATCGCAATGGGCGCGGGAACGGACGTCGCGATCGAGAGCGCGGGGGTCACCCTGGTCCACGGCGACCTCAACGGCATCTTGCGGGCGCGGCGTCTGTCAGAGGCGACGATGTCGAACATCCGGCAGAACCTGGTGCTCGCCTTCGTCTACAACGCCGCCGGCGTCCCGATCGCAGCGGGCGTGCTCTACCCCGCTTTTGGGCTACTGCTCTCGCCGATCGTGGCTGCCGCGGCCATGGCCCTTTCGTCAGTCAGCGTTATCGGCAACGCGCTAAGGCTTCGTGCGGCGAGGATCTAA
- a CDS encoding metal-sensitive transcriptional regulator: protein MQCCTKTSCGKRLNRIEGQVRGIARMLEEDRYCIDVVTQISAVRAALKRVEEEILKDHVGHCVENAIQSGNKDEQRQKVAELVDVLGRVRG from the coding sequence ATGCAGTGCTGCACCAAGACCTCTTGCGGGAAGCGTCTCAACCGGATCGAAGGTCAGGTCCGGGGCATCGCGCGCATGCTTGAGGAGGACCGCTACTGCATCGACGTGGTCACCCAGATCTCCGCCGTCCGGGCCGCCTTGAAGCGGGTCGAGGAGGAGATCCTCAAGGACCATGTCGGGCACTGCGTCGAGAATGCGATCCAGTCGGGGAATAAGGACGAGCAGCGCCAGAAGGTGGCGGAACTCGTTGACGTCCTCGGGAGGGTGCGCGGATGA
- a CDS encoding sulfite exporter TauE/SafE family protein gives MTSEPGVALDEDATHDAEARRRVPAFVGGAVIGALGGLIGLGGAEFRLPLLISVFRFAALEAVILNKAMSLVVVATALPFRAMSVPFGDVLTNWPIVANLLAGSLLGAWLGAGWATRLRSETLYKVIAVMLVVIAAVLLVGHDATAGSAILSGAAQVVAGVAAGFLIGIVASLLGVAGGELLIPTLVLLFGADIKLAGSLSLAVSLPTMIVGFTRYSRDQSFSVLGRNRGFLLVMAAGSIVGTFLGGLLLGVVPSGVLLPLLAAILLISAVKVWRHA, from the coding sequence ATGACGAGTGAACCGGGAGTTGCGCTAGACGAAGACGCGACGCATGACGCCGAAGCTCGACGTCGCGTTCCAGCCTTCGTAGGCGGCGCCGTCATCGGCGCGCTTGGCGGACTGATCGGGCTCGGGGGAGCGGAGTTCCGTCTTCCCCTACTGATCTCGGTGTTCCGGTTCGCAGCGCTCGAGGCGGTCATCCTGAACAAGGCCATGAGCCTCGTCGTGGTCGCGACCGCGCTGCCGTTCCGGGCAATGAGCGTGCCGTTCGGCGACGTTCTGACGAACTGGCCGATCGTCGCGAACCTGCTGGCGGGGAGCCTGCTTGGCGCCTGGCTTGGCGCCGGCTGGGCGACGCGACTGCGCTCGGAGACGCTCTACAAGGTCATCGCGGTGATGCTGGTCGTAATCGCCGCCGTCCTGCTGGTCGGACACGATGCGACCGCCGGGTCGGCGATACTGTCCGGGGCCGCCCAGGTCGTGGCGGGCGTCGCAGCCGGGTTCCTGATCGGGATCGTGGCCTCGTTGCTGGGCGTCGCCGGCGGCGAGCTTCTGATCCCAACGCTCGTCCTGCTATTCGGCGCCGACATCAAACTGGCGGGCAGCCTGTCGCTCGCCGTCAGCCTGCCGACGATGATCGTCGGGTTCACCCGATACAGCAGGGACCAGTCCTTCTCCGTGCTTGGCCGCAATCGCGGCTTCCTGCTCGTCATGGCCGCGGGATCGATCGTCGGGACCTTCCTTGGCGGCCTGCTGCTCGGCGTCGTGCCCTCGGGCGTGCTCCTGCCGCTCCTTGCCGCCATCCTGTTGATCTCCGCCGTGAAGGTGTGGCGGCACGCCTGA
- a CDS encoding TolC family protein: MAALHSRLMRAVAVGALSASLGACASVSADGGMTPVVSRVSLDLGKDTAKIVTAMDAGAVKGRVDRLLARPLTADAAVQIALLNNRGLQAEYNALGVSEAEFVEASLPPSPTVSIERVAGSGDLDIERRLIADLLQLLTLPRRAKIAETEFRAAQFKAIAATFRTAAEARRAFYKAVAARETTAFLEAARGSAGAAAELTKKLGETGAATKLNQARSGALYAEVATELAEARLEAAKEREALTRQLGLWGRDLDYRLPARLPSFPRLKTQGDVEATAIRRRVDIIGDRLELDALAQSYGLTDQTRAISMLEVTGLANHAKSAEGEKANPKGFEVAVQIPIFDFGKARSAKARETYMGAVNRLLEKAVNARSEAREAYATYRGRHDIARSYQRRVLPLRKVITEEAQLQYNGMLVDAFELLTNARENVASNVAAIRAKRDFFLADVDFQAALIGGGTASEPPPEPKLASATSASAASPQ, translated from the coding sequence ATGGCGGCGCTCCATTCACGCCTCATGAGGGCGGTTGCGGTCGGCGCGCTGTCGGCCTCGCTCGGGGCATGCGCGTCGGTCTCGGCGGACGGCGGCATGACCCCGGTCGTGTCGCGGGTATCGCTCGACCTCGGCAAGGATACGGCGAAGATCGTAACGGCAATGGACGCCGGAGCGGTGAAGGGGCGCGTCGACCGCCTGCTGGCGAGGCCTCTGACGGCGGACGCCGCGGTCCAGATCGCGCTGCTGAATAACCGCGGCCTCCAGGCCGAGTACAATGCGCTCGGCGTGTCCGAGGCGGAGTTCGTCGAAGCCAGCCTGCCGCCGTCGCCCACGGTCTCGATCGAACGCGTGGCCGGCTCCGGCGACCTCGACATCGAGCGCCGCCTGATCGCGGACCTGCTCCAGCTCCTGACGCTGCCACGGCGCGCGAAGATTGCGGAGACCGAGTTCCGCGCCGCCCAGTTCAAGGCGATCGCTGCGACCTTCCGGACCGCAGCCGAGGCGCGCCGTGCGTTCTACAAGGCGGTCGCGGCGCGAGAGACCACCGCCTTCCTCGAGGCGGCGCGGGGTTCGGCGGGCGCCGCGGCCGAGCTCACCAAAAAACTCGGTGAGACGGGGGCGGCCACTAAGCTCAACCAGGCCCGATCCGGCGCGCTCTACGCCGAGGTCGCGACCGAGCTCGCGGAGGCGCGCCTCGAGGCCGCCAAGGAGCGCGAGGCGCTCACCCGCCAGCTGGGTCTCTGGGGACGCGACCTCGACTACAGGCTGCCCGCGCGGCTGCCGTCGTTCCCGCGGCTCAAGACCCAAGGCGACGTCGAGGCGACCGCCATCCGGCGCCGGGTGGACATCATCGGCGACCGGCTCGAGCTCGACGCCCTCGCGCAATCCTACGGCCTCACCGATCAGACCCGCGCGATCTCGATGCTGGAGGTCACGGGGCTCGCGAACCACGCGAAGTCGGCCGAGGGCGAGAAGGCGAACCCCAAGGGCTTCGAGGTCGCGGTTCAGATCCCGATCTTCGACTTCGGGAAAGCGCGTTCGGCCAAGGCGCGCGAGACCTACATGGGCGCGGTCAACCGCCTGCTCGAGAAGGCCGTCAACGCCCGCTCCGAGGCGCGCGAGGCCTACGCCACCTACCGCGGCCGCCACGACATTGCGCGTTCCTACCAGAGGCGCGTGCTGCCGCTCCGCAAGGTCATCACCGAAGAAGCGCAGCTCCAGTACAACGGCATGTTGGTCGACGCCTTCGAGCTGCTCACCAACGCCCGTGAGAACGTTGCCTCGAACGTCGCGGCGATCCGGGCCAAGCGCGACTTCTTCCTCGCCGACGTCGACTTCCAGGCAGCCCTGATCGGCGGCGGCACGGCGTCCGAACCCCCGCCCGAGCCGAAGCTCGCTTCCGCGACGTCAGCGTCGGCGGCGTCCCCCCAATGA
- a CDS encoding PhnD/SsuA/transferrin family substrate-binding protein yields MVPALVNRRAVLAGATALLPWPAQAAATNAEPVRLGLTPVFLSSDLELTGRLAAYLEKATGRPVDLVTRRTYQEVTAMLVAGQLDGAWICGFPFVVHRAELQLVVAPVWRGRPLYRAYVIADRDRKASALDDLRGDVHAFSDPDSNSGFLCTRAALAERGERPERFFSRSFFTYGHRNVIEAVASGLAASGSVDGYVYDVVSELEPGFVERTRIVRTSEWLGFPPIAASSTPPDRDRLNALRTALLAMDRDPDGRAVLSLLKLDGFTSGSPDLYDAIAAKAALVAAAG; encoded by the coding sequence ATGGTTCCTGCGCTGGTCAACCGACGCGCCGTTCTGGCTGGAGCAACGGCGCTGCTGCCGTGGCCAGCTCAAGCGGCCGCCACCAACGCTGAGCCTGTCCGTCTTGGACTGACCCCCGTCTTCTTGTCCTCCGACCTCGAGCTCACCGGGCGTCTCGCTGCCTACCTCGAAAAGGCCACAGGCCGTCCGGTCGATCTTGTCACGCGCCGGACTTACCAGGAGGTCACGGCGATGCTGGTGGCGGGCCAGCTCGACGGCGCCTGGATCTGCGGGTTCCCCTTCGTTGTTCATCGCGCGGAACTCCAGCTCGTCGTGGCGCCGGTCTGGAGGGGCCGGCCGCTCTACCGCGCTTACGTCATCGCGGACCGCGACCGAAAGGCCTCCGCGCTCGATGACCTCCGCGGGGACGTCCACGCCTTCTCTGATCCGGACTCGAACTCCGGATTCCTCTGCACCCGGGCGGCGCTGGCGGAGCGCGGGGAGCGGCCGGAGCGCTTCTTCTCGCGGTCGTTCTTCACCTACGGCCACCGCAACGTCATCGAGGCGGTGGCATCCGGCCTCGCCGCGTCGGGATCGGTGGACGGCTATGTCTATGACGTCGTCTCCGAACTGGAGCCGGGGTTCGTCGAACGCACCAGGATCGTGCGCACGTCCGAGTGGCTCGGCTTCCCTCCGATCGCAGCGTCCTCGACGCCGCCGGACCGGGACCGGCTCAACGCCCTGAGGACCGCGTTACTGGCGATGGATCGCGATCCGGACGGTCGCGCGGTGCTCTCCCTGCTGAAGCTCGATGGCTTCACTTCCGGGTCACCCGATCTCTACGACGCGATCGCGGCGAAGGCGGCTCTCGTTGCGGCGGCGGGGTGA
- a CDS encoding HAMP domain-containing sensor histidine kinase: protein MTVDPRRWPITLKVPVAVAVLMLVAGAVLSERVLDRLGDLQQRHLRDLAQGYLDGLSSAVAPSVLREDVWEVYDAIARAQKLNKGLRPSEAIVTDPRGAVLAASDPRIHPVGSHFAPASSAAFAYESGSTEANAHRELSYPGRTIGHLYATFDTSHLAAERRDVIATLLVTNGILVTLLAAAGWLLVARMMRPVRTLTEHLGASPDGVAPPIADWEIDRSRGEFRRLFKAYNGLSRSIAERDELRKRLADEERSGSLGRLASSLAHEINNPLGGLFNALSTLRTHGHLAAARDGAIGLLDRGLAGIRDVVRTTLAIHRTDGEERGLRPDDIEDLLLLVSAEARRKSVRVTVTEPLSEEVAVPSGPIRQALLNLLLNAIAAAPTGSEVELAAIADMQRAAFEVRDRGAGLPRDAATLLSDPERLPPPGVGLGLWATRRLVADIGGTCETEERPGGGAIVRIVVSLRQDETLADVA, encoded by the coding sequence ATGACGGTGGATCCGCGGCGCTGGCCTATCACGCTCAAGGTCCCGGTCGCCGTCGCCGTTCTTATGCTGGTCGCGGGAGCCGTGCTTTCCGAACGGGTGCTCGACCGACTTGGCGACCTGCAGCAGCGCCATCTCCGCGACCTGGCGCAGGGCTATCTCGACGGTCTCTCTTCGGCCGTCGCGCCGTCGGTGCTGAGGGAGGACGTATGGGAGGTCTATGACGCGATCGCGCGCGCCCAGAAGCTCAACAAAGGCCTCAGGCCGTCGGAGGCGATCGTCACCGATCCCCGCGGGGCGGTCCTTGCTGCTTCCGATCCCCGCATCCATCCGGTGGGGTCGCACTTTGCGCCTGCCAGTTCGGCAGCCTTCGCCTACGAGAGCGGATCCACCGAAGCGAACGCGCACAGGGAGCTGTCCTATCCCGGCCGGACGATCGGGCACCTCTACGCAACCTTCGACACCAGCCACCTGGCCGCTGAGCGACGCGACGTTATCGCGACCCTCCTCGTCACGAACGGGATCCTCGTCACGCTTCTCGCGGCCGCCGGATGGCTCTTGGTGGCGCGCATGATGCGTCCGGTGCGCACCCTCACCGAGCACCTTGGAGCGTCGCCGGACGGCGTCGCCCCGCCGATCGCGGACTGGGAGATCGACCGGAGCCGGGGGGAGTTCAGGCGGCTGTTCAAGGCGTACAACGGCTTGTCCCGATCCATCGCGGAGCGCGACGAGCTGCGCAAGCGCCTTGCGGACGAGGAACGGTCGGGGAGCCTCGGTCGCCTTGCGTCGTCGCTGGCGCACGAGATCAACAATCCGCTCGGCGGCCTATTCAACGCCCTCTCGACGCTCCGGACGCATGGCCACCTCGCAGCCGCCCGCGACGGCGCGATCGGGCTGCTCGACCGCGGCCTTGCCGGGATCCGAGACGTCGTCCGCACCACGCTGGCCATCCACCGCACGGACGGCGAGGAGCGCGGCCTCCGGCCGGACGACATCGAAGACCTTCTCCTTCTGGTCTCTGCCGAGGCCCGTAGGAAGTCGGTGCGAGTGACGGTCACCGAACCGTTGAGCGAGGAAGTGGCGGTTCCGAGCGGCCCGATCCGCCAGGCGCTGCTCAACCTGCTGCTGAACGCGATCGCGGCGGCTCCCACCGGGTCGGAGGTCGAGTTGGCGGCAATCGCAGATATGCAACGTGCGGCGTTCGAGGTCCGGGACCGCGGCGCCGGACTGCCACGCGACGCCGCCACGCTGCTGTCGGACCCAGAACGTCTGCCGCCGCCGGGCGTCGGTCTCGGCCTCTGGGCGACGCGCCGTCTGGTGGCCGACATCGGCGGAACGTGCGAGACCGAGGAAAGGCCCGGCGGCGGCGCGATCGTGCGGATCGTCGTCTCCCTCCGACAGGACGAGACCCTCGCCGATGTCGCTTGA